In Equus quagga isolate Etosha38 chromosome 14, UCLA_HA_Equagga_1.0, whole genome shotgun sequence, the genomic stretch TGttcagctgtttttcttgttgttatctAACAAGTTTATACTGTAGGAATTGGACATTGGAGTAATTTTTTCACAGagtaatgtgtatgtgtgtgtgcaataGTGCACGTgcaaatctttttgtttttccacctTAAAGCTATTGAAGAGACAACACGGTCTTacttaaacaagaaaataaatgctttaaacgCTTATCAAAATCTACGATAGACTATTCTAATATGCTTTTGCtaacaacaggaagaaaatattagagaaagtGATTtaacagtaatagtaataaaaGTAGCATAATAAGTAAAGCTTCACAGAAGTTACAATAATGTGGTCAGGTACAGGAAAAAAGCTGGTTTATAgggcatgttttttttttttttaattagaaaaacaaagatatgaATTCTGCCTCtaacacttactagctgtgtgagcttgggatATGTACATAAACTCACttgtaaaacagtaaaaaaaatattgctttcaAGTTTCCTGACTTAGGGAAAgtatttatttaacctctttgtctcattaaatctataaaatagagataataacagtatctattTCATGGGATTGTaatgaagattaagtgaaattgcaaataaaatgttCTTAACGTTGTGCCCACTACctgataggtgctcaataaacgcaACAGTAACAGCTCCGTCTGCTGTTACTATTCTTCATtctcctcagtttccttccaCACATGATGACAGCTCCCCTTCTAGCATTGCCCTCTTCCTGCTAGCTCCAGGATGCCTtaattcctctcctctctgtaTAATAATAtgggtagaagaaagaaaaggcaaagtccAAACCAATAACTCAGGGGGAAGATGGAAAGCTTGGTGAAAACAAAGGTCTTTTTGACTGGAGTCAGGGACTGAATGAGCAAATTAAAGATGCCAAAGCCAAAAGGGGAACCAGGAAGGGAGAGGTTAAGCTCTGAGACATCAGAAGGGAGCACAGATTGTTGCAGATTGAAAACCAACAAAACAGGGCAACAGCTCTGTACTGTTTCTCAAAAGGTGACTGAATAACAgaacaattatttttcatttataggGGAATCTAAAACAATTTGTGGAGACAAAATGATTTTCACTTCTAGATGTCACATGGAGTAATGAAGCCAAATGAGGTATTGACTTCTTGATAAAGACTTCAATTAAAAGTGTGTTGTAGTCTCTTGGTTTCCTGACATTTTATGTCAGTTAGATATTATGTCATTTATCAGATCTTGGTTCACTAAATTCTGTTGGATGACAATGTCTTTCTAATGAGAACATCTTCCCCAAACCACTCAGCCTGGAAGAAGCATGCATAGAGGAAATCATTCTTCAGTAACTGAGTTTATCCTTGAGGGGTTAACAGATCAGCCAGGACTCCAGATCCCTCtattcttcctgtttttatttatctacatGGTCTCCATAGTGGGAAACTTTAGCTTAGTCTTTTTAATCAGGATCAGTTCTCAGCTTCACACTCCCATGTATTATTTTCTCAGTAATTTATCTTTCATAgatctctgcctctcctctgccaTAATTCCCAAGATGTTGGTGAACTTCATGTCAGAGAAGAATTTCACCTCCCTTCCTGAGTGCATGGCCCagctctttttcttctgcttctttggtATTGGTGACTCTTACATGCTGACAGTCATGGCATATGATCGTTATGTTGCCATCTGTAACCCCTTGCTCTACAATGTCACCATGTCCCACAGAGTTTGTTTTCTACTGGTCATGAGTGTGTATATAGTAGGGGCCATTGGAGCCTTGGTTCATGCCAGCTACATAGCTAGTCACTCTTTCTGTGGAACTAATATCATTCACCATTACTTCTGTGACATCCTTCCTCTTCTGAATATATCTTGCTCAAGAGACTACACAAAGGAACTTCTGGTGATGATTTTGGTTGGATTCAATGTATTTGCATGTGCTTTAGCCATCTTCACCTCTTATGCCTTCATCCTTTCCAGCATCATGTGCATCCGCTCAGGTGAAGGCAGGTCCAAAGCTGTCAGTACATGCAGCTC encodes the following:
- the LOC124225792 gene encoding olfactory receptor 8D1-like, whose translation is MHRGNHSSVTEFILEGLTDQPGLQIPLFFLFLFIYMVSIVGNFSLVFLIRISSQLHTPMYYFLSNLSFIDLCLSSAIIPKMLVNFMSEKNFTSLPECMAQLFFFCFFGIGDSYMLTVMAYDRYVAICNPLLYNVTMSHRVCFLLVMSVYIVGAIGALVHASYIASHSFCGTNIIHHYFCDILPLLNISCSRDYTKELLVMILVGFNVFACALAIFTSYAFILSSIMCIRSGEGRSKAVSTCSSHLAAVGVFYGSIIFMYFKPSTSDTTQEKVSSVFYTTVIPMLNPLIYSLRNKDVKESLKKLCMVGYFLNMCRKQHF